The following are encoded together in the Cynocephalus volans isolate mCynVol1 chromosome 4, mCynVol1.pri, whole genome shotgun sequence genome:
- the LOC134376645 gene encoding olfactory receptor 5A1-like, producing MASSRSMQGDRNHTSVAMFILLGLSDEKELQLILFPVFLGIYLVTLIWNLGLIILIRINSNLHTPMYLFLSSLSFIDICYSSSISPRMLSDLLRAEKTISFMACATQLFVAAWMGLAECCLLATMAHDRYVAIGSPLQYSAIMVPGRYWKLIAVAYGTGFLSSLFETISCFHVYYCGPNIIEHFFCDIPPVISLSCSNPFMCQMTVFLVAIFVGLGSLLVILLSYGFIAASILKISSVKGSAKAFNTCASHLATVILYYGTALSVYMHPGSSHSVKHKVLSVFYLIFVPMLNPLIYSLRNKDIKEALKGVTKRSPPILK from the exons ATGGCATCAAGCAGATCTATGCAAGGGGACAGAAACCACACTTCTGTGGCCATGTTTATTCTCCTGGGACTTTCAGATGAAAAAGAGCTGCAGCTCATCCTCTTTCCAGTATTCCTGGGAATCTACCTTGTGACCCTCATCTGGAACCTGGGTCTTATCATTCTCATCAGGATCAACTCTAACCTACATACACCCATGTACCTTTTTCTCAGTTCCCTGTCATTCATAGACATCTGCTACTCTTCTTCCATCAGCCCAAGGATGCTGTCAGACTTGTTACGAGCTGAGAAAACAATTTCCTTCATGGCCTGTGCCACTCAGCTTTTTGTTGCTGCCTGGATGGGTCTGGCTGAGTGCTGCCTCTTGGCCACCATGGCCCATGACCGGTATGTTGCCATCGGTAGCCCTCTGCAGTACTCAGCCATCATGGTCCCTGGCCGCTATTGGAAGTTAATTGCTGTGGCCTACGGAACTGGTTTTCTCAGTAGCTTATTTGAAACAATCTCTTGCTTTCATGTCTACTACTGTGGGCCAAATATCATTGAACATTTCTTCTGTGACATACCTCCggttatttctttgtcttgctccaATCCCTTCATGTGCCAAATGACTGTTTTTCTTGTAGCTATTTTTGTGGGTTTGGGTTCTTTGCTTGTTATCCTCCTATCCTATGGTTTCATTGCAGCTTCCATCCTGAAAATATCCTCAGTTAAAGGAAGTGCCAAGGCCTTCaacacctgtgcctcccacctggcCACTGTGATACTGTACTATGGCACAGCCCTCTCTGTGTACATGCATCCTGGCTCTAGCCACTCCGTGAAGCACAAAGTGCTGTCTGTTTTTTACCTTATCTTTGTCCCCATGTTAAACCCTCTGATCTATAGTCTTAGGAACAAGGACATCAAAGAGGCTCTTAAAGGGGTCACAAAGAG ATCACCTccaatactaaag